A section of the Streptomyces sp. NBC_01591 genome encodes:
- a CDS encoding GNAT family N-acetyltransferase — protein MSDLPIRCAGLPDVDTVLRFWREAAEGTSISDDHDGVARLISRDPEALLLAERDGRLVGTVIAGFDGWRCSAYRLAVHPDCRRQGIATALIEAAEQRFLTLGGRRVDAMVLEANERAHHTWAAGGYHREDHWRRWVKPLTDR, from the coding sequence ATGAGTGATCTCCCCATACGCTGCGCCGGCCTCCCCGACGTCGACACCGTGTTGCGCTTCTGGCGCGAGGCCGCAGAGGGAACGAGCATCAGCGACGACCACGACGGCGTGGCCCGGCTGATTTCGAGAGACCCCGAAGCCCTGCTGCTGGCGGAACGCGACGGTCGCCTCGTGGGAACCGTCATAGCCGGTTTCGACGGCTGGCGGTGCTCCGCCTACCGGCTGGCCGTGCACCCCGACTGCCGCCGGCAAGGTATCGCCACCGCCTTGATAGAAGCGGCGGAACAGCGATTCCTCACCCTGGGTGGGCGACGGGTCGACGCCATGGTCCTGGAAGCCAACGAACGGGCACACCACACCTGGGCCGCAGGGGGCTACCACCGCGAGGATCACTGGCGGCGCTGGGTGAAGCCGCTCACGGACCGATGA
- a CDS encoding transglycosylase SLT domain-containing protein, translated as MTTHTLNRTSRLRTLSLTALATTAAAAAALTLTSTSAHAAETKQPTTPAAKTATTGDTQQGNSGYANNLDGWIKESLAVMKAKGIPGTYEGLHRNIMRESSGNPNAQNGWDVNAQKGTPSKGLLQVIEPTFNAYHVNGTAKSLTDPVANITAAANYAADRYGSIDNVNSAY; from the coding sequence ATGACCACCCACACCCTGAACCGCACCAGCCGCCTGCGCACCCTGTCCCTCACCGCACTGGCCACCACCGCCGCCGCGGCAGCCGCCCTCACCCTCACCTCGACCTCCGCACACGCCGCCGAGACCAAGCAGCCCACCACCCCCGCGGCCAAGACCGCCACCACCGGCGACACCCAGCAGGGCAACAGCGGCTACGCCAACAACCTCGACGGCTGGATCAAGGAATCCCTCGCCGTCATGAAGGCCAAGGGCATCCCCGGCACCTACGAGGGCCTGCACCGCAACATCATGCGCGAGTCCAGCGGCAACCCCAACGCCCAGAACGGCTGGGACGTCAACGCACAGAAGGGCACCCCCTCCAAGGGCCTGCTCCAGGTCATCGAGCCGACCTTCAACGCCTACCACGTCAACGGCACCGCCAAGAGCCTCACCGACCCCGTCGCCAACATCACCGCGGCCGCCAACTACGCCGCCGACCGCTACGGATCCATCGACAACGTCAACTCCGCCTACTGA
- a CDS encoding hemolysin family protein — translation MTEVLLLLVAVLLSLACGAFVAAEFSLTTVERGQLERAVERGERGAASAMKAVRSLTFQLSGAQLGITVTNLVVGMLSEPSIAKLIRGPMEAMGLPPSAASSVALVLGTALSTVFLMIVGELVPKNWAISSPLAVAKTVATPQRAFTAVFRPFISHLNNTANRIVRRFGLEPAEELASARSPQELAALARHSAKEGALEADTAELFVRTLNLTELTAENVMTPRVQVTALEAQATAEDVANATRATGLSRFPVYLGSLDTVVGVAHIKDVLAIPAEQRSRTRVSEMLREPLLVPETLTVDRLLDRLSGKIAMAVVIDEYGGTAGVVTLEDIVEEVVGEVRDEHDPHETADLAPAGEDADGRTLWSADGAARVDQLKTIGLRVPDGPYETLAGLIATEVGRIPAVGDAVELAGWRIDVVDASGRRAARALLHAPLPGDDEQTEDAR, via the coding sequence ATGACCGAAGTGCTTCTACTGCTCGTGGCAGTACTGCTCTCGCTGGCCTGCGGCGCCTTCGTCGCGGCCGAGTTCTCTCTGACGACGGTCGAGCGCGGACAGCTCGAACGCGCCGTCGAGCGGGGCGAGCGGGGCGCGGCGAGCGCCATGAAGGCCGTACGCAGCCTCACCTTCCAGCTCTCCGGCGCTCAGCTCGGCATCACCGTCACCAATCTGGTGGTCGGCATGCTCTCCGAACCGTCCATCGCGAAACTGATCCGCGGTCCGATGGAAGCCATGGGCCTGCCCCCGAGCGCGGCGTCCTCGGTGGCCCTCGTCCTGGGAACCGCGCTGTCCACCGTGTTCCTGATGATCGTCGGTGAACTGGTCCCGAAGAACTGGGCGATCTCCTCCCCGCTCGCCGTCGCGAAGACCGTGGCCACGCCGCAGCGGGCCTTCACCGCCGTTTTCCGGCCCTTCATCAGCCACCTCAACAACACCGCCAACCGGATCGTGCGCCGCTTCGGTCTGGAACCGGCCGAGGAACTGGCCTCCGCGCGCAGCCCGCAGGAGCTGGCGGCGCTGGCCCGGCACAGTGCGAAGGAAGGTGCGCTGGAGGCGGACACGGCGGAGCTGTTCGTCCGCACGCTGAATCTGACGGAACTGACGGCTGAGAACGTGATGACCCCCCGGGTCCAGGTCACCGCGCTGGAGGCGCAGGCGACAGCCGAGGACGTCGCCAACGCCACCCGGGCGACGGGCCTGTCCCGTTTCCCTGTCTACCTCGGCAGCCTGGACACCGTCGTCGGCGTGGCGCACATCAAGGACGTGCTGGCCATCCCCGCCGAGCAGCGGTCCCGTACACGCGTCTCGGAGATGCTGCGCGAACCCCTGCTCGTACCGGAGACCCTCACGGTGGACCGGCTCCTGGACCGGTTGTCCGGCAAGATCGCCATGGCCGTCGTCATCGACGAGTACGGCGGCACGGCCGGAGTCGTGACGCTGGAGGACATCGTCGAGGAGGTGGTCGGCGAGGTGCGCGACGAGCACGACCCGCACGAGACCGCAGACCTCGCTCCGGCCGGCGAGGACGCCGACGGACGGACCCTGTGGTCGGCCGACGGCGCCGCGCGCGTGGACCAGCTGAAGACGATCGGACTGCGCGTGCCGGACGGACCGTACGAGACACTCGCCGGGCTCATCGCCACCGAGGTCGGCCGCATCCCGGCCGTGGGCGATGCGGTCGAGCTGGCGGGCTGGCGGATCGATGTGGTCGACGCATCCGGACGCCGCGCCGCGCGGGCCCTGCTGCACGCGCCGCTGCCCGGCGACGACGAGCAGACGGAGGACGCACGATGA